A single region of the Nicotiana sylvestris chromosome 6, ASM39365v2, whole genome shotgun sequence genome encodes:
- the LOC138870633 gene encoding uncharacterized protein produces MKGIIWFGKKGKLSPRFVGPFEVLRRVGEVAYKLALSPSLSGVHPVFHVSMLRRYHADLSHMLDFSTIQLDESLGYEKEPVAIVDRQDRQLRSKRISTVKVRWRGQPVEEATWESEEDMQNRYPHLFGTSCTFLCPFEDERLFKR; encoded by the coding sequence atgaaaggCATTATatggtttgggaagaagggcaagttgagcccaaggtttgttggcccatttgaggtgttgaggcgagttggggaggttgcttacaaGCTTGCTTTATcccccagcttatcgggagttcatccagttttccatgtgtccatgcttaggaggtatcatgccgacttgtcccatatgttagacttcagtactattcagctggatgaaAGCTTGGGTTATGAgaaggagccagttgccattgttgatagacaggatcgccagttaagatccaagaggatttcaacGGTGAAGGTCCgatggaggggccaaccagtcgaggaggcgacctgggagtccgaggaggacatgcagaatagatatccacatttattcgGCACCTcatgtacttttctatgtccgttcgaggatgaacgtttgtttaagaggtag
- the LOC138870634 gene encoding uncharacterized protein — MAKELKNLTSGVQGVEGDKGIEGLNYKDLCIQPDVELPKGYKPPKFEMFDGIGDPRVHLRNYCDKLVGVGKDENIRMKLFMRSLTGDALSWYISQNSKKLSNWVSMASDFMDRFRFNTENAPDVFYIQNLKKKPTETIREYATRQRSEAAKVRPVLDKEQMNKFFVKAQDPQYYERLMVIENHKFSDIIKLGERIKEGIKSEMVTNFEALQATNKALQSGGILRKRDVGASPPTRQNYPKPRPNFDRRLPRQYTAIVEPIDQLYERLKVAGYATPIPAVALENPSQWVNPNKICAYHSGIKGHTTIEYRTLKDKIQTLIDNKVIQAKEATPNVHNNPLPDHIGDSVHVIETNEK; from the exons ATGGCCAAAGAACTCAAGAATCTAACAAGtggagttcaaggtgttgaaggcgataaaggaatagaaggtttgaattacaaagatctgtgcatacaacccgatgtggaACTGCcaaaggggtacaaacctcctaagttcgaaatgtttgatggtataggtgatcccagggttcacctaAGGAATTACTGTGATAAGCTGGTTGGGGTTGGAAAAGACGAAAATattcgaatgaagctctttatgaggagccttactggggatgcgttgtcttggtatatcagccagaatTCCAAGAAATTgtcaaattgggtaagcatggcatcagatttcatggaccggttcaggttcaacacagaaaatgcacctgatgttttctacatccagaatctcaagaagaagcctaccgagactattcgcgaatatgctactcgtCAGAGGTCGGAAGCCGCCAAGGTCAGGCCCGTTTTGGACAAAGagcagatgaataaattcttcgtcaaagcacaggatccacaatattatgagagactgatggtcattgaaaatcacaaattctctgatatcattaAGCTCGGGGAAAGGATCAAGGAAGGGATCAAGAGCGagatggtaacaaattttgaggcactgcaagccacaaataaggcactccaatcaggtggcatattGAGGaaaagagatgttggggca TCaccaccaactcgccaaaattatccaaaaccaagacccaattttgaccgcaggctacccagacaatacaccgccattgttgagcccatcgaccaattgtatgaaaggttaaaggtCGCAGGTTATGCCACTCCTATTCCTGCTGTGGCGCTAGAAAATCCATcacaatgggtcaatccaaacaaaatctgtgcataccactccggtatAAAAGGGCACACCACTATTGAGtaccgaacattgaaggataagattcagacactcattgacaacaaggtcatacaagcaaaggaagccacacctaatgtccacaacaatcccctccctgatcatataGGTGACAgtgtacatgttatagaaacaaatgagaaatag